CCACGCCAACGCCGCCGGGGGCGAGGACAACATCTCCGCGATCGTGGTCTCGCTGGGCTAGGGGAAGGGCAGCACCGTGAACATCGGCATTGTGTTCGCAGCCTTGCGCGCCCGCTGGTGGCTACGCCACGCCGAGCTTGGTGGGGCGCGCATCCGTGTGTGGGGGCACCCGGTTGTCAAAAACCGCGGGCGGCTGCTGATCGCCAACCGCGTGCGCATCGAGTCGCGCATCACCCCTGTGGAGCTGGCGGTCGGCCCAGGCGGCACGCTTGAGATCGGCGAGAGCAGCTTTATCAACTATGGCTGCTCGATCGCCGCCACCGAGCGGATCAGCATTGGGCCACGGTGCAATATCGGCACCTACACCATCATCATGGACAACGACTTTCACCGGCTCGAGCCAGAGCGGCGCGAGGAGCGCCCACCATCGGCACCGATCACGATAGGCGAAAATGTCTGGCTCGGTGCGCGGGTGACAATCCTACGCGGGGTGACGATCGGCGCAGGCAGCGTGATCGGCGCAGGCAGCGTGGTGTCGCGCGATATCCCGCCGCGCTCGCTCGCAGTTGGCATGCCAGCGCGGGTCATCCGCGAGCTCTAGCCGCCAGCTCATCCCGAATTGTCGTAATCATAGGGTATCACAATACCTTATCTCGTAGTATTATTCTTGTGAAGAAGGGCACAGCCCACAGGCATCCAACCGCTCGTTCTGGGCACTTGGTAGAATGTAGGATGTAGGTATATGGCTCCTGGAATCCGCCTTCAACGCACTCTCAGCCGTACCACCCTAGCTGCCAGCACCGAGCAGCAGCTGCTCTATGTGCTTGTTGAAGCGACGCCAGAGGGAATCCCCACCCAGGCACCCAAACTGCCGCTGAATCTGTGCCTGCTGATCGACCGCAGCTCATCGATGCGCGGCGAGCGGCTTCAGCAGGTAAAAGACGCCGCCAACAAAATTGTTGATCAGCTTGCGCAGGATGATTTCTTCTCGCTCGTCACCTTCAACGACCGTGCCGAAGTGGTGGTCTCCTGCCAGCGCGCCTCGCAGAAAGCCGAGCTGAAGCGCGCGATCAACAGCATCGAGGCCTCGGGCGGCACCGAGATGGCCACGGGTATGGCGGTGGCACTCCAAGAGATCCAGCGTGCGATGATGTCACGCGGTATCAGCCGCATCATGCTGCTGACCGATGGCCGAACCTATGGCGATGAAGCGCGCTGCGTCGAGATCGCGCGCCGCGCCCAAGATCGCAGCATCGGCATCACCGCGCTGGGCATCGGGGTCGAGTGGAACGAAGATCTGCTGGAGACCATGACCGCCCGCGAGAATAGCCGCGCCCAGTACATCCTCTCAGCCAGCGATATCAGCCAGGTATTCAGCGAAGAGCTACATCGGCTGCACTCGATCTTCGCGCAGCGCGTGACGATGAGCGCGGCCCTACGCCCAGGCGGCATGCTGCGCGCCGCCGACCGGGTGCGCCCCTTCATCGCGCCGATCACGATCAGCGAGGAAAGCGAGCGCCGCTGGACCGGCAGCCTGGGCGACTGGCCCGGCTCGGATGCACACAGCATCCTGCTGGAGGTGGTGGTGCCGCCGCTGGAGGTGGGCGACCACGCGCTGCTCAAGCTGGGCCTACGCTACGACCTGCCCGCCGCCAACGCCCGCGACCAAGTGAGCGAGGATGTGGTGCGCATCAGCATACGCCCCGAGGCCGAGGTGGCCACCGAGGTTGACCCGCTGGTAAAACACTGGCTGGAGCGCCTGGTAGCCTATCGGCTGCAGTCAAGCGCATGGACCGATCTAGAGGCGGGGCGGATTGAGGAGGCAACCAAGCGGCTGCAGATGGCAGGCACGCGCCTGTTTGAGGCCGGTGAGCGCGAGCTGGCACGCACCATTCAAGAAGAGGCCACCCGCCTGCTGCGCAGCGGGGCCGCCAGCGACGAGGGACGAAAACGCATTCGCTTTGGCACTCGCGGCCTGATCGGCAGCCCAACGGAAGAGCAACCCCTAGAACACTGACCCTCACGCGATGAGAGAACTGGTGCTATGCAACGCTGCCCAAACTGTCAGGCCCAACAACTCGATGGTACTATCTTCTGCGCCGAATGCGGAGCATTGCTGTTTAGCGCCCCGCAGCACCATTCGACAAGCCTGATCGAGCCAAAAAAGATCGCCCTGCCCAAGCCCGCCCACGCGCCAGAGACAGCCCCCACGGTGGCCCCAGCCGAGATCCGCCTGTCGATATACATCCTCAGCACCAACCGCCAGGTGCGCCTGCCCCACCAGCAGCAGTTCCTGATCGGGCGGCGCGATGATGCGCGCGGTATCCACCCCGAGATCGACCTGAACGAGGATGGCGGCTATGACGCTGGGGTCTCGCGCCGCCACGCCCTGATCATCTGGAAAGATGACCACTATGAGGTAGAAGATCTGTCGAGCGCAAACGGAACCTTTGTCAACGACCGACGTGTGGCCGCCCAGGCGCGGCAGCCCCTGCACAACGGGGATGAGCTACGCTGTGGCATGCTCGGCCTACGCATTGAGATCAGCCCCTAACCCGCAGCAAACAGCCTTGGTATGGTGCACACATCATTTTTGAAAGGGAACATATATGGCGAAGACGGTTATCTTGCATATTGCGGGTGAAGATCCCATCTTGGCGGACATGGATCAAGATCCGGTGCCCAGCGATAACTTCATCCGGGTCACCAACCTGCGCAAGCGCGACGGGAAGGATGTGAGCTACCTGACCGCAGGCGTGCAGAGCGTCATCTACCCCTGGCACCGCATCACCTTTATCGAGCTGATGCCCAGCGAGGAAGAGCGGAGCTCGGTGATCGACTTCTTCCGCACCTAGGCGAGCACCACCGGCAGCATGCGCGACGGCGGGGCCTGTGCCCCGCCGTCGCGGCGTCTTGCAGCTAGAGCTGCAGCACGGTGCGCAGATCGCGCGCCGTGTGTAGCGTGGGGAGATCTACCCCCAGCATCACAATCGCCTGCGCCACCTCAGGGCGCACGCCGATCAGGATGATATCGGCCCCCAGCACCCGCCCGGCCCGGATGATCTGGATGATCCCCTGCCCCACCTGCGTGTCGATCAGCGGTATGCCGGTGATATCGATCAGCAGCTTGGTGGCGCGGTGCTCTTGGATGGCCCGCAGGGCCTGGCGCTGCATAGTGGTCATACGCTCGGCATCGATCGCGCCCACCAGCGGCATCACCAGGATCGACTCGCTGACCGGCAGCACTGGCACGCTCATCTCGCGGATCACCGCACGCTGCTCTTCCACTACCAGCATCTGCGCCGAGAGATCGTGCTGGGCCTGCTCGGCGCGCCTGCGGGCCTGCTCGGCCAGATCGATCTGGGCGCGCAGATCACTCTGCTGGGTATCGATGACATGGGCCATGTGGTTGAAGCTGCGCTGGAGATCGCCTATCTCGGTCTTGCTGGTGACGACGATCGGCTCGGCGCGCTGCCGATCGGTAAACAGCCGCAGCGCCTGGGTGAGCGCAACAAGCGGGTGGACAATCGCCCGCCGAAGCAGTAGATAGGCCCCAATCGCCGTTGCCAAAAGCAGCAGCAGGCTGACCACAACGCTCACCAGCACCTCTAGAACCATCTGCTTGGCAAGCTCGCAGGCCATATCTTGCTCGTAGGTCAGGGTCGCGTCGCTCTGCTCCTCCACCTCGCCCAGCAGATCCTCGCTCTGCTCGACAAGCTCGAACATCTCGTCGGACTGGCCCATTTCCACCTGCGCATCGGCTTTCACCGACACAGCCATCTGCTGCAGCAGCATAAGCAGGCTCTGGCGCTGCACATCCAAATCCTCGTAGCGTTGGGCTAGTGCGGCATCGCCAAAATCGGGCAGGCGCATCGCGCCGAGCGTATCCGAGGCCTGCCGAGCGTTGGCCAACGCCGCATCGATCTCTTCAAATTCGCTCTCCCTCGGGCTGAGCATGATCGATTGGGCCTCGATGATCACGCGATGGGCGCTGACATTAAAGTCATCGACAATTCGCGTGTGGAGCATAGTCCCATCGGTCAGCTGGAGCATGGTCTCGCGCAGGACAAGCGTGCGGTGGATGGTAAAAAGCGATGTAGCGAGCAGCACCAACAATACACCCAACGATCCCAGAAACACCAGTCGGGTTAGCCGTTTGGACATAGACAAACCTCCTGCCATACTCGGGGGGAGATTTCTCAGTACATGTGCAGCCGAGGGATACAGATTGCGGATGTGATCGGGCCGGGTTTCGCGCCGACGCCCGCATGCCTTGGTTAGGGACAACACCTGCAAACACCAGATCGCTTGTGCGGGATGCTCCCCACCACTATGCATCACCACCCAACGACCACACATCCCTAGCTGCTTACTTCTACCTCGCGCTCCTGGCGCTCGTCAGATCGGTAGGGCAGGTAGATATGAAAGGTGCTGCCGCGCATCGCCTGGCTCTCGACCTCGATGGTGCCGCCATGCAGCTCGACCAGCTGGCGCACGATCGCCAGGCCGAGGCCATTGCCCTGCTCGCCAGCAGTGCCGCAGCGATGCACGCGCTTGAACTTCTCGAACAAGTGCGGCAGCTCTTCGTCAGGGATACCCATCCCCGTGTCGGAGATCTGGATGGACACGCCGCTGATCGATGAGGCGACATCCACGCACACCGCACCTCCCGATGGCGTAAACTTGATCGCATTGCTCAGCAAATTGGTGAAGATCTGGGAGAGCTTGGTCCAATCGGCCAAGAGCATAATCTCGCCGGGCTGCACGTGCAGCGAGCAGGAGATCTGCTTGGAGCGCGCGGTCACGGTCAGGCCCTCGATCGACTGCGACGCCACATCGCTCACCCGCAGCATCATCAGATCCAGCTCGACCTTCCCCGCCTCCAGGCGTGAGAGATCGAGCAGCTTTCGCACCATATCGCTCAGGCGCTGCGCCGACGAGTAGATATTCTGAATCAGGCGGCGCGACTCGCCTGAGATCGAGTCATCATCCAGCAGGAAATCGGCGGTGGTCTGGATGGCCCCGAGCGGCGAGCGCAGATCGTGCGAGGCGATGGCCAGCAAGTTATCCTTGAAGGCATTCAGCTCGCTCAGGCGCACATTGGCCTCGGCCAGCTCGGCGGTGCGCTCGGCGACCCGGCGCTCCAGGCCCGCGTTCACCATCTCCAGCTCATCCACCTTCTGCAGCAGCTTATTCAGCAGCAGGCTCTGGTGCTCTTGCTCGAACGAGTCCTCTTGGGGCGGCGGCTGGTAGGCCTGCGGCTCGCCGAGCACGAGCTGCACCATCTGTAGGATGGCCTGCGGCTCGGCGGGCTTGGCCAGCAGATGCACCACGCCGCAGGCCTCGGCCAGCGAGCGCGCCTCGGACTCGAGGTAGGTGGCGGTGTAGAAGACCACCCGCGTGCTGGCGATCTGGGGGTCGTTGCGCAGGCGGCGGACAAATTCGAAACCATCGATAGCGGGCATCAAGACATCGGCGATCACCAGATCTGGCTGAGCGGCACGCGCGAGCGCCAGCGCCTCTTCGGCATGCTCGGCCTCGATTAGGGTGTGCCCAACATAGCTCAGCAGCGTGACCAGAAACTCGCGGTTCGCCGCTCGATCGTCTAGGATGAGGATCGTCGCCATACTATCGCTCCCATTCGCTGCGAAGGCATATCGATCTCTTCGAGCAAAATATGCAGTCGATCGGGCGAAAAGACGTGGGGGTGCGCCCAAACCAAGCACCACATGGCGTTCTATCGCTCAACGGATTGTGGCTGAGTGGATAATAATACAGATCTTCGGCAGCAGTGCGTCACGTTTATGTACCGAGATGGGATCAAAACCGCCACAGCAGCGCATTTACAGGCTGGGGCTATAGGGGTAATGGCTCAATGGGAGCCGATGCCATACCGCTGGTATGTGCTGCAAGCGAACCGCATGCGGTATTTCTGCTCGAAATGTGTAAAAAGCGTGGCTGGCGAGCCATCTTGGCCAAGCGCACAAACAAGATCGAGCAGCCATACACAGGTCGGGCAGCGCCAGAGCACACAAAGGTGCCAGCTAGAGCATGGATGATGTTCATGATAACAAACGCGGGGCGCTGCGGCTTTGGTGGAAAAGCGGGGTGGTTGACCTGAGGCGGAAGCGGGGCCTGTGCTAGCGAGCGGGCATGCCGTAGACAATCTGCGGGTGGCCATCGCGCGACTGGATGCGGAACTCGGTGGGCTGCCAGGGGTGCTGGGCGTGCCGCCGCAGGGCGTAGTAGGCGCTCATATCGCAGAGCATGCCATAGCTGGATGAGGACAGGGCGATGCGCTCGATCTGCACCGCCTGCTCGACGGGGTCGCCGATAGCGCAGTAGCCCAGGCCAGGCAGCGATGTGATCGCCACCACCCCGCTGGTGATGCTGAGCGCCAGCGGCGAGCCGCGCCACGAGGCGCGCAGCGAGTCGGCGGCGGACACGGCGGCCAGCAGCGAGACCTCGGGGGTGAGGTCGGTGAAGGCCCCAAAGACCAGCATGATCGCGTCGCCGCAGGGCTGCAGCAGCGCGCCGTACTGCTGGGCGGTGGCCTGGGCCGAGTCGGCCAGGGCCTGCCAGGCCGAGACAGGTGGGTGCAGCGGGCTGCGGCGCACCGTGGGGCCAAGGCAGCTGACCATCAGCACCGCCGCCGTGCGCTGGCTGCCGCCGCCGGGCAGCGAGCCATCGAACAGGGCGCGCACCCCGGCCTCGGGCAGGGCTGCGGCCCCGCTAGCGCGCAGCTTCTCCTGCAGGCGCTGCTCCTGCACCATGGTGTTGATCGCGCGGCACAGCTCGCCCCAGGCCCCGCGCGGCACCTCTAGCTTCTCAAGCGGGTGGCCGAGCACCAGCCGCTGGGCCAGGTGCCGAACCCGGGCGTTGCGCTGCTCGATGTCGAGCAGCAGCGCGCCCACGATCACCACCAGCGCCGCCGCGATCGGCTGGCCAATAGCGGCGAAGAGCGCGGCGGCGGCGATGCCGCTGGCGCACACCAGCGCCCATCGCGATTCACGACGGCGGACCCAGCCCGCCAGCTTTGAGACCTTCATTTGGTATCCCCAACCCTATCCCTGATGGAGATTGAGGATACCATATACGAGGGCATGCTAACGAGGTAAGAAGATTACGGGTCTGTGACACCCCGCAGGAGATGGGGCGGGGCGGGCAAGGGGATGCAGCTGCCTGCAAGGAGCGCGACACAGCCGAGCGTGCGCGACGCACACCCGGCTGCGACAGACCGCTACGAGTCC
This portion of the Chloroflexia bacterium SDU3-3 genome encodes:
- a CDS encoding VWA domain-containing protein; protein product: MAPGIRLQRTLSRTTLAASTEQQLLYVLVEATPEGIPTQAPKLPLNLCLLIDRSSSMRGERLQQVKDAANKIVDQLAQDDFFSLVTFNDRAEVVVSCQRASQKAELKRAINSIEASGGTEMATGMAVALQEIQRAMMSRGISRIMLLTDGRTYGDEARCVEIARRAQDRSIGITALGIGVEWNEDLLETMTARENSRAQYILSASDISQVFSEELHRLHSIFAQRVTMSAALRPGGMLRAADRVRPFIAPITISEESERRWTGSLGDWPGSDAHSILLEVVVPPLEVGDHALLKLGLRYDLPAANARDQVSEDVVRISIRPEAEVATEVDPLVKHWLERLVAYRLQSSAWTDLEAGRIEEATKRLQMAGTRLFEAGERELARTIQEEATRLLRSGAASDEGRKRIRFGTRGLIGSPTEEQPLEH
- a CDS encoding FHA domain-containing protein codes for the protein MQRCPNCQAQQLDGTIFCAECGALLFSAPQHHSTSLIEPKKIALPKPAHAPETAPTVAPAEIRLSIYILSTNRQVRLPHQQQFLIGRRDDARGIHPEIDLNEDGGYDAGVSRRHALIIWKDDHYEVEDLSSANGTFVNDRRVAAQARQPLHNGDELRCGMLGLRIEISP
- a CDS encoding HAMP domain-containing protein: MCGRWVVMHSGGEHPAQAIWCLQVLSLTKACGRRRETRPDHIRNLYPSAAHVLRNLPPSMAGGLSMSKRLTRLVFLGSLGVLLVLLATSLFTIHRTLVLRETMLQLTDGTMLHTRIVDDFNVSAHRVIIEAQSIMLSPRESEFEEIDAALANARQASDTLGAMRLPDFGDAALAQRYEDLDVQRQSLLMLLQQMAVSVKADAQVEMGQSDEMFELVEQSEDLLGEVEEQSDATLTYEQDMACELAKQMVLEVLVSVVVSLLLLLATAIGAYLLLRRAIVHPLVALTQALRLFTDRQRAEPIVVTSKTEIGDLQRSFNHMAHVIDTQQSDLRAQIDLAEQARRRAEQAQHDLSAQMLVVEEQRAVIREMSVPVLPVSESILVMPLVGAIDAERMTTMQRQALRAIQEHRATKLLIDITGIPLIDTQVGQGIIQIIRAGRVLGADIILIGVRPEVAQAIVMLGVDLPTLHTARDLRTVLQL
- a CDS encoding acyltransferase; translation: MNIGIVFAALRARWWLRHAELGGARIRVWGHPVVKNRGRLLIANRVRIESRITPVELAVGPGGTLEIGESSFINYGCSIAATERISIGPRCNIGTYTIIMDNDFHRLEPERREERPPSAPITIGENVWLGARVTILRGVTIGAGSVIGAGSVVSRDIPPRSLAVGMPARVIREL
- a CDS encoding hybrid sensor histidine kinase/response regulator; the encoded protein is MATILILDDRAANREFLVTLLSYVGHTLIEAEHAEEALALARAAQPDLVIADVLMPAIDGFEFVRRLRNDPQIASTRVVFYTATYLESEARSLAEACGVVHLLAKPAEPQAILQMVQLVLGEPQAYQPPPQEDSFEQEHQSLLLNKLLQKVDELEMVNAGLERRVAERTAELAEANVRLSELNAFKDNLLAIASHDLRSPLGAIQTTADFLLDDDSISGESRRLIQNIYSSAQRLSDMVRKLLDLSRLEAGKVELDLMMLRVSDVASQSIEGLTVTARSKQISCSLHVQPGEIMLLADWTKLSQIFTNLLSNAIKFTPSGGAVCVDVASSISGVSIQISDTGMGIPDEELPHLFEKFKRVHRCGTAGEQGNGLGLAIVRQLVELHGGTIEVESQAMRGSTFHIYLPYRSDERQEREVEVSS